The following proteins are co-located in the Bacillus pumilus genome:
- the fabL gene encoding enoyl-[acyl-carrier-protein] reductase FabL, giving the protein MSQRKCALITGSSRGVGKEVALRLAEKGYDIVINYARSKKAALETAEEIEAMGVKTLVVKANVGQPEKIKDMFQQIDETFGRLDVFVNNAASGVQRPIMDLEENHWDWTMNINAKALLFCGQEAAKLMEKNGGGHIVSISSLGSIRYLENYTVVGVSKAALEALTRYLSVELSQKNIVVNAVSGGAIDTDALKHFPNREELLEDAKKNTPAGRMVEIKDMVDSVEFLVSGKADMIRGQTIIVDGGRSLLV; this is encoded by the coding sequence ATGAGTCAACGTAAATGTGCATTAATTACAGGCAGCAGCAGAGGTGTCGGTAAAGAAGTTGCCCTTCGCCTAGCTGAAAAAGGATATGACATTGTCATTAACTATGCAAGAAGCAAAAAAGCTGCGCTTGAAACAGCGGAAGAAATTGAAGCGATGGGCGTGAAAACATTGGTCGTGAAAGCCAATGTAGGCCAGCCTGAGAAAATCAAAGACATGTTTCAGCAAATCGATGAAACATTTGGCCGTTTAGATGTATTTGTCAACAATGCGGCATCTGGCGTACAGCGCCCAATCATGGACCTTGAAGAAAACCATTGGGACTGGACAATGAATATCAATGCGAAAGCCTTGTTATTCTGCGGACAAGAAGCGGCGAAATTAATGGAGAAAAACGGCGGCGGACATATCGTCAGCATTAGCTCACTAGGCTCCATCCGCTACCTTGAAAATTACACAGTGGTCGGTGTATCAAAAGCAGCACTAGAAGCTTTAACGCGTTACCTTTCTGTTGAGCTGTCACAAAAAAATATTGTCGTGAATGCCGTATCTGGCGGCGCGATCGACACAGATGCACTCAAGCACTTCCCGAACCGAGAAGAGCTTTTAGAAGACGCGAAGAAAAACACCCCTGCTGGCCGGATGGTGGAAATTAAAGACATGGTCGACAGCGTGGAGTTCCTTGTATCAGGCAAGGCAGACATGATTAGAGGACAGACGATTATTGTGGATGGCGGACGTTCTTTGCTTGTTTAA
- a CDS encoding YgaB family protein yields the protein MSDFDQLVRKQMQLMDQLLDVQGELDRCLETEKRLLQDEKKEERHRLHDQIKQKREELQKVQTLFTKQTEQVINSYKQMEKSSTVM from the coding sequence ATGTCTGATTTCGATCAGCTTGTAAGAAAGCAAATGCAGCTCATGGATCAGCTGCTCGATGTACAAGGGGAACTCGACAGGTGCTTAGAAACAGAAAAACGATTGCTGCAAGATGAAAAAAAAGAAGAGCGGCATAGGCTTCATGACCAAATCAAACAGAAACGAGAAGAACTGCAAAAAGTCCAAACTTTATTTACAAAACAGACAGAACAGGTCATCAATTCATATAAGCAAATGGAGAAGAGTTCAACCGTGATGTAA
- the ntdP gene encoding nucleoside tri-diphosphate phosphatase — translation MGYPKEGETIQIQSYKHNGLIHRIWNETTILKATELCIIGANDRTMVTESDGRTWMTREPAICYFHAKQWFNVIGMLRDDGVYYYCNISSPFATDEEAIKYIDYDLDVKVFPDMTYNILDEDEYADHKRQMNYPKEIDSILREHLNTLLHWIHQRKGPFAPEFVDMWYERFLHYTK, via the coding sequence ATGGGCTATCCCAAGGAAGGAGAAACCATCCAAATTCAAAGCTATAAACATAATGGCTTGATCCACAGGATTTGGAATGAAACCACCATTCTGAAAGCAACGGAATTGTGTATCATTGGTGCAAACGACCGTACAATGGTGACTGAATCCGATGGCCGTACATGGATGACGAGAGAACCGGCTATTTGCTATTTTCATGCAAAACAATGGTTTAATGTAATTGGGATGCTTAGAGATGATGGGGTATATTATTACTGCAACATTAGCTCTCCTTTTGCGACAGACGAAGAGGCAATTAAGTATATTGATTACGATTTAGATGTCAAAGTCTTTCCAGACATGACGTACAATATTTTGGATGAAGATGAATATGCAGACCATAAGAGGCAGATGAATTATCCAAAAGAAATCGATAGTATCTTAAGAGAGCATCTGAATACATTACTGCATTGGATTCACCAGCGGAAAGGTCCGTTTGCTCCTGAATTTGTGGATATGTGGTATGAACGTTTTTTACATTATACAAAATAA
- a CDS encoding ABC transporter ATP-binding protein codes for MGVIKRYMAFVTPYKKQIALTMVIGMIKFSIPLTLPLLLKYVIDDVIQGSGSAEEKTSSLLIMMGIMLVLFLVMRPPVEYYRQYYAQWTGSKVLFDIREKLFSHIQKLSLRYYANTRTGEIISRVINDVEQTKEFVITGLMNIWLDLMTVLIVIAIMCTLDIKLTIVSVIIFPLYAIAVKYFYGRLRKLTKERSQALAEVQGHLHERVQGMPVIRSFAIEEYEQENFHGENKNFLNKAINHTNWNAKTFAVVNTITDIAPLLIIAFAGYTVINGSLSIGTMIAFVGYIDRMYNPIRRLINSSTTLTQSVASMDRIFEFIDEPYEVTDRPNAKEANDLKGEVEFKNVSFRYEHTQEEILHNISLKVEKGQTIALVGMSGGGKSTLVSLIPRFYDVTNGSLEIDGIDIKEYKARSLRNQVGMVLQDTFLFSDTIKENIAVGDPEASFENIVSAAKAANAHDFIMSLPEGYDTKVGERGVKLSGGQKQRISIARVFLKNPPLLILDEATSALDLESEHYIQEAMQKLAKDRTTFIVAHRLSTITHADQIVVMEQGEIVEKGTHEELMNRDSHYRHLFTIQTLN; via the coding sequence ATGGGGGTCATTAAACGCTACATGGCTTTTGTAACACCGTATAAAAAACAGATTGCATTGACGATGGTCATCGGAATGATCAAGTTCTCGATACCCTTAACCTTGCCTTTGCTCTTAAAGTATGTCATTGATGATGTCATCCAAGGCTCGGGGTCGGCTGAGGAAAAGACATCATCTCTACTCATCATGATGGGAATCATGCTCGTATTATTTTTAGTGATGAGGCCGCCTGTCGAATACTACAGACAATATTATGCACAGTGGACAGGCAGTAAGGTATTGTTTGATATTCGGGAAAAGCTGTTCTCGCACATTCAAAAGCTAAGCCTTCGTTATTATGCCAACACGAGAACAGGCGAAATCATTTCAAGGGTGATCAACGATGTGGAGCAAACGAAGGAATTTGTCATTACAGGCCTGATGAACATTTGGCTGGATTTGATGACCGTCCTTATTGTCATTGCCATTATGTGTACACTGGATATCAAGCTCACCATCGTATCTGTCATTATTTTTCCACTTTATGCGATAGCTGTGAAGTATTTTTATGGACGGCTTCGCAAGCTGACAAAAGAGCGGTCACAGGCGCTGGCGGAGGTGCAGGGGCATCTCCATGAACGAGTACAAGGAATGCCTGTTATTCGCAGCTTTGCGATTGAAGAGTATGAACAAGAGAATTTTCACGGTGAAAACAAGAATTTCTTAAACAAAGCGATCAATCACACGAATTGGAATGCCAAAACATTTGCAGTCGTCAATACCATCACTGACATTGCACCGCTACTCATCATTGCATTTGCTGGCTACACAGTGATTAATGGATCGCTTTCGATTGGGACAATGATTGCCTTTGTCGGCTACATTGACCGGATGTACAACCCGATTCGCCGTCTCATTAACTCATCGACGACTTTAACCCAGTCGGTTGCGTCTATGGATCGTATTTTTGAGTTTATCGATGAGCCGTATGAGGTAACAGATCGGCCAAATGCAAAAGAAGCCAACGATTTAAAAGGAGAGGTAGAATTTAAAAATGTGTCGTTTCGCTATGAACATACACAGGAAGAGATTTTACATAATATCTCCTTAAAAGTAGAAAAAGGACAAACGATTGCGCTTGTAGGAATGAGCGGTGGAGGGAAGTCAACGCTCGTCAGCTTAATTCCAAGATTTTATGATGTCACAAACGGGTCACTTGAAATTGACGGCATCGATATTAAAGAGTACAAAGCAAGAAGCCTCCGAAATCAAGTCGGAATGGTGCTGCAAGATACGTTCTTATTCAGCGACACGATTAAAGAAAACATTGCTGTTGGTGACCCGGAAGCGTCCTTTGAGAACATCGTATCGGCTGCCAAAGCGGCAAATGCCCATGATTTTATTATGTCTCTTCCTGAAGGGTATGACACGAAGGTAGGAGAACGAGGCGTGAAGCTGTCAGGCGGTCAAAAACAACGGATTTCGATTGCGAGGGTATTTCTCAAAAATCCGCCGCTCCTCATTTTAGACGAAGCGACGTCTGCACTTGATTTAGAAAGTGAGCATTATATTCAAGAAGCGATGCAAAAGCTAGCGAAGGACCGCACAACCTTTATTGTCGCGCATCGCTTATCGACCATTACCCATGCCGATCAAATTGTCGTCATGGAACAAGGTGAGATTGTGGAAAAAGGAACACACGAAGAATTAATGAACCGAGACAGCCACTATCGCCATCTATTTACCATTCAAACATTAAATTAG
- a CDS encoding ABC transporter ATP-binding protein, whose translation MKEQEVLLDVKQLSIAFQQKKQRVPIVHHISFSIQKGETLGIVGESGCGKSITSMSLMGLNQQTETTGEIQFEGQNLLSLSEKQWREVRGNDISMIFQEPMTSLNPLMTIGKQMTEALFTHQAIGQKEAKAKAVDLLQTVGLKQAESLLKKYPHELSGGMRQRVMIAMAMLCHPKLMIADEPTTALDVTIQAQILRLLKKLNEEMNTAILFITHDLGVVRQICQRVMIMYAGRIVEEGTVDRIFQKPLHPYTKGLFASVPSFKEKKEKLISIAGHVPKPGAIQSGCQFAPRCPYQMPQCLENDPALQSIEHNHRVACFLMEGGEDTESPTLASESADKTL comes from the coding sequence GTGAAAGAACAAGAGGTGTTGCTAGATGTCAAACAGCTATCCATTGCGTTTCAGCAAAAAAAGCAGAGAGTGCCGATCGTCCATCACATATCGTTCTCGATTCAAAAAGGAGAAACCTTAGGCATTGTTGGCGAATCTGGCTGCGGGAAAAGTATCACATCGATGTCATTAATGGGGCTGAATCAGCAAACAGAAACAACGGGTGAGATTCAATTCGAAGGTCAAAACCTGCTGTCACTTTCGGAGAAACAGTGGCGAGAGGTGAGGGGAAATGACATTTCGATGATTTTCCAGGAGCCAATGACCTCTCTGAATCCATTAATGACCATTGGCAAGCAAATGACAGAAGCTCTTTTCACACATCAAGCAATCGGCCAAAAAGAAGCAAAAGCGAAGGCTGTTGATTTGCTTCAGACAGTTGGATTGAAACAAGCAGAATCGTTACTTAAAAAATACCCACATGAATTATCGGGCGGCATGCGCCAGCGTGTGATGATTGCGATGGCCATGCTTTGTCACCCAAAACTCATGATTGCAGATGAACCGACGACTGCACTTGATGTCACCATCCAAGCACAAATTCTTCGTTTGCTCAAAAAGTTAAACGAAGAGATGAACACCGCTATTTTATTTATTACCCACGATCTAGGCGTCGTGCGGCAAATATGCCAGCGTGTCATGATTATGTATGCCGGTCGAATCGTAGAAGAAGGAACCGTTGACCGTATTTTTCAAAAACCTCTGCATCCCTACACAAAAGGCCTTTTCGCCTCTGTTCCATCATTTAAAGAGAAAAAAGAAAAACTCATCTCTATTGCAGGCCATGTACCAAAGCCCGGGGCCATCCAGTCCGGCTGTCAATTTGCACCACGCTGTCCATATCAAATGCCGCAATGTCTAGAAAACGACCCAGCCTTACAATCCATTGAACACAATCATCGCGTGGCATGTTTTCTAATGGAAGGAGGAGAAGACACTGAGTCACCCACTCTTGCAAGTGAATCAGCTGACAAAACGTTATGA